From the genome of Haloterrigena sp. KLK7, one region includes:
- a CDS encoding phosphoglucomutase/phosphomannomutase family protein — protein sequence MESISFGTDGWRATLEEFTTPRVRMVGQAVATYLTDEGLEGTVAVGYDARESSRGFAEELARVLCVNGFDVVMPERDRPTPLVAHAIVERDLIGGFAITASHNPPEYNGVKFIPRDGAPALPEVTDAIADRLAEPEPLPEDEHGTVEEVDLVTPHADAALELVEEITGSTDLSGLTVAYDAMHGSGRGTTDALLERAGASLELLRCERDPEFGGGAPEPAPENLETLIDLVTDDDAGPDLGVANDGDADRIAIVTPERGYLDENLFFAALYDYLLEDDAGAVVRTVSTTFLIDRVAEAHGETVHEVPVGFKWVADAMGEHDALVGGEESGGFTVRGHVREKDGVLMALLAAAMHAEEPLDERVDRLLEEHGTVVQDKISVACPDHEKVRVLEDLEAEIPDEVAGTAVDGVNTADGFKLQLADGSWLLIRPSGTEPVLRVYAEAENEERVGELLEAGEELVEPLV from the coding sequence ATGGAGTCGATCAGCTTCGGCACCGACGGCTGGCGGGCGACGCTCGAGGAATTCACGACGCCGCGGGTCCGGATGGTCGGGCAGGCGGTCGCAACGTATCTGACCGACGAGGGACTCGAGGGGACGGTCGCGGTCGGATACGACGCCCGCGAGAGCTCCCGTGGATTCGCCGAAGAACTGGCGCGCGTGCTGTGCGTGAACGGGTTCGACGTCGTGATGCCCGAGCGCGACCGGCCGACGCCGCTGGTCGCCCACGCCATCGTCGAGCGTGATCTGATCGGCGGGTTCGCCATCACCGCCTCGCACAATCCGCCGGAGTACAACGGCGTGAAGTTCATTCCGCGGGACGGTGCCCCCGCGCTCCCCGAGGTGACCGACGCCATCGCGGACCGGCTCGCCGAGCCCGAACCGCTCCCCGAGGACGAGCACGGGACCGTCGAGGAGGTCGACCTCGTCACGCCCCACGCCGACGCCGCCCTCGAGTTGGTCGAGGAGATCACGGGCAGCACCGACCTCTCGGGGCTGACCGTCGCCTACGACGCCATGCACGGCAGCGGCCGTGGGACGACCGACGCCCTCTTAGAGCGGGCCGGCGCCTCGCTGGAACTCCTGCGCTGCGAGCGCGACCCCGAGTTCGGCGGCGGCGCGCCCGAACCGGCCCCCGAAAATCTCGAGACGCTGATCGACCTGGTCACCGACGACGACGCCGGACCGGACCTCGGGGTCGCCAACGACGGGGACGCCGATCGGATCGCAATCGTCACGCCCGAACGGGGCTATCTCGACGAGAACCTCTTCTTCGCCGCGCTCTACGACTACCTGCTCGAGGACGACGCGGGAGCGGTCGTCCGGACCGTCTCGACGACGTTCCTGATCGACCGCGTCGCCGAGGCCCACGGCGAGACGGTCCACGAGGTCCCGGTCGGATTCAAGTGGGTCGCCGACGCGATGGGCGAACACGACGCCCTCGTCGGCGGCGAGGAGTCCGGTGGCTTCACCGTCCGCGGCCACGTCCGCGAGAAGGACGGCGTCCTGATGGCGTTGCTCGCGGCCGCGATGCACGCCGAAGAGCCGCTGGACGAGCGGGTGGATCGGCTGCTCGAGGAACACGGCACCGTCGTGCAGGACAAGATCAGCGTGGCGTGTCCCGACCACGAGAAGGTGCGAGTCCTCGAGGACCTCGAGGCCGAGATCCCCGACGAAGTAGCGGGGACGGCCGTCGACGGCGTCAATACCGCCGACGGCTTCAAACTGCAACTCGCCGACGGCTCGTGGCTGCTGATCCGCCCCAGCGGGACCGAGCCCGTGCTACGGGTTTACGCCGAGGCCGAAAACGAAGAGCGGGTGGGGGAGTTGCTCGAGGCCGGCGAGGAGTTAGTCGAGCCGCTGGTCTGA